In one window of Comamonas testosteroni DNA:
- a CDS encoding acyl-CoA dehydrogenase family protein encodes MLPQLYRHAWMDGEIDAFREQVRRYVAAEFTPRLDEWRRQGYIPREVWRPFGGMSFLLPEMPETYGGAGASLAYQLVVQDELAKAEMPVNIAVHTIASHYILDFGTEAQKQRWLPKVTNGEMLAAIAMTEPGCGSDLKAISTRARRDGDHYVIDGAKTFITNGFTGNLLIVAARTSGAGSKGVSLFVLETENLPGFRVGRLLEKIGMQASDTAELFFDSVRVPADQLLGSVEGQGFGQLMGALPYERMVIAVPAAAVIDRALELTIEYTKQRKIFGAPLFDMQTTRQKLAEMATIAHVVRSFVNDCTQRLLDGTLDNEAAYMAKWWCTEQQCRVVDECLQLFGGYGYMAEYPIARMYAASRVQKIYGGANEVLKDLVSRKL; translated from the coding sequence ATGCTGCCACAGCTGTATCGCCACGCCTGGATGGACGGCGAGATCGACGCCTTTCGCGAGCAGGTGCGTCGCTACGTTGCCGCCGAATTCACTCCCCGGCTCGACGAATGGCGCCGCCAGGGCTACATCCCGCGCGAGGTCTGGCGTCCGTTCGGCGGGATGAGCTTTCTGCTGCCCGAGATGCCCGAGACCTATGGTGGTGCCGGCGCCAGCCTCGCCTACCAGCTGGTGGTGCAGGACGAACTGGCCAAGGCCGAGATGCCGGTCAATATCGCGGTGCACACCATCGCTTCGCATTACATCCTGGACTTTGGCACCGAAGCGCAAAAGCAGCGCTGGCTGCCCAAGGTGACGAACGGCGAGATGCTGGCCGCAATCGCGATGACCGAGCCGGGCTGCGGCTCGGATCTGAAGGCCATCTCCACCCGGGCCCGGCGCGACGGCGACCACTACGTGATCGACGGCGCCAAGACCTTCATCACCAACGGCTTCACCGGAAACCTGCTGATCGTCGCGGCGCGCACCAGTGGCGCGGGCAGCAAAGGGGTGTCGCTGTTCGTACTGGAGACCGAGAACCTGCCAGGCTTTCGTGTGGGCCGCCTGCTTGAAAAGATCGGCATGCAGGCCTCGGACACGGCGGAGCTCTTCTTCGACAGCGTGCGCGTTCCAGCCGACCAACTGCTGGGGAGCGTTGAAGGACAAGGCTTTGGGCAACTGATGGGCGCGCTGCCCTACGAGCGCATGGTCATTGCAGTGCCGGCGGCGGCCGTCATCGACCGGGCGTTGGAGCTCACCATCGAATACACGAAGCAGCGCAAGATATTCGGTGCGCCTCTGTTCGACATGCAGACAACGCGCCAAAAGCTGGCCGAGATGGCGACCATCGCGCATGTGGTGCGCAGCTTCGTCAACGACTGTACACAGAGACTGCTGGACGGCACGCTGGATAACGAGGCCGCCTACATGGCCAAGTGGTGGTGCACCGAGCAGCAGTGCCGAGTGGTGGACGAGTGCCTCCAATTGTTCGGCGGCTACGGCTACATGGCCGAGTACCCGATCGCGCGGATGTATGCCGCTTCGCGAGTGCAGAAGATCTATGGCGGCGCCAACGAGGTCCTGAAAGATCTGGTTTCGAGGAAGCTGTGA
- a CDS encoding CaiB/BaiF CoA transferase family protein, translating into MPHTLHTLQMPLHGVRVVEFEGIGPGPLAARMLVDMGAEVIALARAEQAAGAQRLGGAVENPLHRGKKVEVIDLKSPGGKARALELIAQADALIEGFRPRVMERLGFGPADCAALNPRLVYGRMTGWGQDGPLAQAAGHDLNYVALTGLLSLSAHRGQAPIVPPSVLGDGAGALGMAFGIACALVDARATGRGRVVDAAIVDIVAMLGTLVHWIRANGQIDGAQPSPFHDSPFYDVYVCADGGFISLGAIEPPFYALLLSKLGLADVNPADQYDTAAWPALKERIAALIRTQPQAHWCALLEGSDACFAPVLSLAEAVRHPHNAARGIYQTTSFGAIEAAPAPRFQALNATTTQETKK; encoded by the coding sequence ATGCCGCACACGTTGCACACGCTGCAGATGCCGCTGCACGGCGTCCGTGTGGTGGAGTTTGAGGGCATCGGTCCAGGCCCTCTGGCCGCCAGGATGCTGGTCGACATGGGCGCCGAGGTGATCGCGCTGGCACGGGCCGAGCAGGCTGCTGGGGCGCAGCGGCTGGGCGGGGCGGTGGAGAACCCGCTGCACCGCGGCAAGAAGGTCGAGGTCATCGACCTGAAGTCGCCCGGTGGCAAGGCGCGCGCACTGGAACTGATTGCCCAGGCCGACGCTCTGATCGAAGGCTTTCGCCCAAGGGTGATGGAGCGGCTGGGCTTCGGCCCCGCAGATTGCGCGGCGCTCAATCCCCGACTGGTCTATGGCCGGATGACGGGCTGGGGCCAGGACGGGCCACTTGCCCAGGCCGCGGGCCACGACCTGAACTACGTCGCGCTGACGGGCCTGCTGTCGCTGTCGGCGCACAGGGGGCAGGCGCCCATCGTGCCGCCCTCGGTACTCGGGGACGGTGCCGGGGCGCTAGGCATGGCTTTTGGCATCGCCTGCGCGCTGGTCGATGCACGGGCCACCGGCCGTGGCCGGGTTGTGGACGCAGCCATCGTGGACATCGTGGCCATGCTGGGCACGCTGGTGCACTGGATTCGCGCCAACGGGCAGATCGACGGCGCACAGCCGAGCCCGTTCCACGATTCGCCGTTCTATGACGTGTACGTCTGCGCCGACGGCGGCTTCATCAGCCTCGGCGCGATCGAGCCGCCGTTCTACGCATTGCTGTTGTCCAAGTTGGGCCTGGCGGACGTGAACCCTGCAGACCAGTACGACACGGCGGCGTGGCCAGCGTTGAAGGAGCGCATCGCGGCCCTCATCCGCACCCAGCCCCAGGCGCACTGGTGCGCGCTGCTTGAAGGCAGCGACGCCTGCTTTGCACCCGTGCTCAGCCTGGCCGAGGCAGTGCGGCATCCGCACAACGCGGCACGGGGCATCTACCAGACCACCTCTTTCGGCGCCATCGAAGCGGCCCCGGCCCCACGGTTCCAGGCACTCAACGCAACCACCACCCAGGAGACAAAGAAATGA
- a CDS encoding long-chain fatty acid--CoA ligase: MTATTHIVRGCPSTTGNDRQLNTTTLIRHAARTHGDQEIVYRTPDGGWDRYTYADCYARVCRSANALRALGVEPGDRVGILDWNSRRHFELYWSIPGLGAVMLQMNLRLGPEDLGYVVDHSKVSYVCVDESLLPLAESVAANSPQIKGWIVMTDKPLDQIKTTLKPLLHYEDLLAAADTKIDWPEIDETSAYSACYTTGTTGKPKGVYYSHRGIYLHSTAMATNLGMTLDDCVMLITPMFHGQCWGLPQAATLLADKIVLPGRYVAEDTKPLVDAMIAEGVTIANGAPAIFQPMLQYIETMPVKPDFSRMRMLSGATEPPLSMMIGFYDLTGAEVVHAYGATEATTLVTMNRLKSTLKKRLTQDERWNLKRKQGLVLTGVDIRILDANDKDLPHDGQSAGEICLRGPWITASYHDMPDSGDRFLEGGWWRSGDVGTVDENGYLKVTDRIKDVIKSGGEWISSIDMENLLMGHPAVRDAAVVGIPHAKWQERPLALVVLRPGQQATQEQLQEHLTSAFAKWQLPDQVLFVEAIPKTSVGKLDKKRIRAEHAGRYAE; encoded by the coding sequence ATGACTGCTACCACCCACATCGTCCGCGGCTGCCCGTCCACCACGGGCAACGACCGCCAGCTCAACACCACGACGCTGATCCGGCACGCCGCGCGCACCCATGGGGACCAGGAGATCGTCTACCGCACACCCGATGGCGGCTGGGATCGCTACACCTATGCCGACTGCTACGCGCGCGTCTGCCGCAGCGCCAATGCGCTGCGCGCGCTCGGTGTCGAGCCCGGCGACCGGGTCGGCATCCTGGACTGGAACAGCCGACGTCACTTCGAGCTGTACTGGTCTATTCCCGGCCTGGGTGCTGTCATGTTGCAGATGAATCTGCGCCTGGGCCCAGAGGACCTGGGCTACGTGGTCGACCACAGCAAGGTGTCCTACGTTTGCGTAGACGAGTCATTGCTACCCCTTGCCGAATCCGTCGCAGCGAATTCGCCCCAGATCAAGGGCTGGATTGTCATGACCGACAAGCCGCTGGACCAGATCAAGACCACGCTGAAACCGCTGCTGCACTACGAAGACCTGCTGGCCGCCGCCGACACGAAGATCGACTGGCCCGAGATCGACGAAACCTCGGCCTACAGCGCCTGCTACACCACCGGCACCACGGGCAAGCCCAAGGGCGTGTACTACTCGCACCGCGGCATCTACCTGCACTCCACGGCCATGGCCACCAATCTGGGCATGACGCTGGACGACTGCGTCATGCTCATCACGCCCATGTTCCACGGGCAATGCTGGGGCCTGCCGCAGGCCGCCACGCTGCTCGCCGACAAGATCGTGCTGCCGGGCCGCTACGTTGCCGAAGACACCAAGCCGCTGGTCGATGCCATGATCGCCGAGGGCGTGACCATCGCCAATGGCGCACCGGCCATCTTCCAGCCCATGCTGCAGTACATCGAGACGATGCCGGTCAAGCCGGACTTCAGCCGCATGCGCATGCTGTCTGGCGCCACCGAGCCGCCGCTGTCGATGATGATCGGTTTCTACGACCTCACGGGTGCCGAGGTGGTGCATGCCTACGGCGCCACCGAAGCCACAACGTTGGTGACGATGAACCGCCTCAAGTCCACGCTCAAGAAGCGCCTGACCCAGGACGAGCGGTGGAACCTCAAGCGCAAGCAGGGCCTGGTTCTGACCGGGGTAGACATCCGCATCCTCGATGCCAACGACAAGGACTTGCCACACGACGGACAGTCGGCAGGCGAGATCTGCCTGCGCGGCCCCTGGATAACGGCCAGCTACCACGACATGCCCGATTCCGGAGACCGCTTCCTGGAGGGCGGATGGTGGCGCTCGGGCGATGTCGGCACGGTGGACGAGAACGGCTACCTCAAAGTCACCGACCGCATCAAGGACGTGATCAAGAGCGGTGGTGAATGGATTTCTTCCATCGACATGGAAAACCTGCTCATGGGCCACCCGGCCGTGCGCGACGCCGCGGTGGTCGGCATTCCCCATGCGAAGTGGCAGGAACGGCCGCTGGCCCTGGTGGTGCTGAGGCCCGGCCAGCAGGCGACTCAGGAGCAATTGCAGGAACACCTGACCAGCGCCTTCGCCAAGTGGCAGTTGCCAGACCAAGTTCTGTTTGTCGAAGCCATCCCCAAGACCAGCGTCGGCAAGCTCGACAAGAAGCGCATCCGCGCCGAGCATGCGGGCCGCTACGCCGAGTGA